The following proteins come from a genomic window of Lolium rigidum isolate FL_2022 chromosome 5, APGP_CSIRO_Lrig_0.1, whole genome shotgun sequence:
- the LOC124656512 gene encoding probable LRR receptor-like serine/threonine-protein kinase At4g37250: MAAAARRPPLLRIPLLLLTLLLGIQLAAALNQDGVQLLSFKSSLLADPLGSLAGWGYADATPCAWNGVVCLAFPATATAADQMRVVSVILPNAQLVGPISPELGRLEHLRHLDLSGNALNATLPVDLFRAPELRILSLASNGLTGRLPEEVGLLRSLRALNLAGNALSGPIPANLTLLPNLTAVSLASNYFSGALPTGGFPALQVLDASDNLLNGTLPADFGGAALRFINLSSNRIAGAIPIEMASRLPANVSIDLSKNNLTGAIPAVAPFVGQRATAFAGNDKLCGRPLDSLCSDASTSAVDPPNVTTPKSPPALAAIPNDPTDPMPGGDASGGPSSGGGQGRMKLATILAIAVGDVAGIAILFVVFCYVYQVRKRRQRQEVEKQRMGATVFKKPEPLSDESPDAVGRSLSCCLRKKAGDDSDYTEDELTDTSATFAAKEANYNADKEAMAAKRKAKDGSSVLVTVDGEAELELETLLKASAYILGAAGDSIVYKAVLADGSALAVRRIGSEDAGVRRFSEFDAQMRAIAKLRHGNILRLRGFYWGPDEMLLIHDLAANGSLANVSIKRKAGSSPINLGWSARLRIARGVARGLAYLHDKKCVHGNVRPSNILLDADMEPLLADLGIHRLVRGAGDSRLKPAGRFGSKRSAKSLPDLTPPPQMPGTAGSGSPFAGPSSPADAAAHYQAPEAAKNPAKPSSKWDVYSFGMVLLELVAGRALSTVELYQWTGGEEQGQQAFMLADAALRGEMEGREETLASCLRLGFACCAMAPNKRPAMKDVLQAIDRIPSPSSSSSAQ; encoded by the exons ATGGCCGCCGCAGCTCGCCGCCCTCCGCTTCTCCGCATTCCATTGCTGCTGCTGACACTGCTGCTAGGCATCCAGCTCGCCGCGGCGCTTAACCAGGACGGCGTGCAGCTCCTCTCCTTCAAGTCCTCCCTCCTCGCCGACCCGCTCGGCTCCCTCGCCGGCTGGGGCTACGCCGACGCCACGCCCTGCGCCTGGAACGGCGTCGTCTGCCTCGCCTTCCCCGCCACCGCCACGGCCGCGGATCAGATGAGGGTGGTCAGCGTCATCCTGCCCAACGCGCAGCTCGTCGGCCCCATCTCGCCGGAGCTGGGCCGGCTCGAGCACCTCCGACACCTCGACCTCTCCGGCAACGCGCTCAACGCCACCCTCCCCGTCGACCTGTTCCGCGCGCCGGAGCTCCGCATCCTCTCGCTCGCCAGCAACGGGCTCACGGGCCGGCTGCCGGAGGAGGTCGGCCTGCTGCGCAGCCTCCGCGCCCTCAACCTCGCCGGCAACGCGCTCTCCGGCCCCATACCGGCCAACCTCACCCTGCTCCCGAACCTCACCGCCGTCTCCCTCGCAAGCAACTACTTCTCCGGCGCGCTCCCCACCGGCGGGTTCCCGGCGCTGCAGGTGCTCGATGCCAGCGACAACCTGCTCAACGGCACGCTGCCGGCGGACTTCGGCGGGGCTGCGCTGCGGTTTATCAATCTCTCCTCCAACCGGATCGCCGGCGCCATACCCATCGAGATGGCGTCGCGCCTGCCGGCCAACGTCAGCATCGACCTGTCCAAAAACAACCTCACCGGCGCGATCCCCGCGGTGGCGCCGTTCGTGGGCCAGAGGGCGACGGCGTTCGCGGGCAACGACAAGCTGTGCGGGAGGCCACTCGATAGCCTCTGCTCAGATGCCTCCACCTCGGCCGTGGATCCCCCCAACGTGACGACGCCAAAGTCGCCACCAGCCCTTGCTGCGATACCCAATGATCCGACAGACCCAATGCCCGGCGGTGACGCTTCCGGAGGGCCGTCATCAGGAGGAGGACAAGGGAGGATGAAGCTGGCCACCATACTTGCCATTGccgtgggcgacgtggccggcatcgcCATCCTGTTCGTGGTGTTCTGCTACGTGTACCAGGTGAGGAAGAGAAGGCAGCGGCAGGAGGTGGAGAAGCAGAGGATGGGAGCAACGGTGTTCAAGAAGCCGGAGCCACTGTCGGACGAGTCGCCGGACGCCGTCGGCCGGAGCCTGTCGTGCTGCCTACGGAAGAAGGCTGGAGACGACAGCGACTACACAGAGGACGAGCTCACGGACACGTCGGCCACCTTCGCGGCCAAGGAGGCGAACTACAACGCAGATAAGGAAGCGATGGCGGCCAAGAGGAAGGCGAAAGATGGGTCGTCGGTGCTGGTGACGGTGGACGGCGAGGCGGAGCTTGAGCTGGAGACGCTGCTCAAGGCCTCGGCATACATCCTCGGCGCGGCGGGCGACAGCATCGTGTACAAGGCGGTGCTGGCCGACGGCTCCGCGCTGGCGGTGCGCAGGATCGGCAGCGAGGACGCCGGCGTGAGGCGGTTCAGCGAGTTCGACGCCCAGATGCGCGCCATCGCCAAGCTCCGGCACGGCAACATCCTCCGGCTCCGCGGCTTCTACTGGGGCCCCGACGAGATGCTCCTCATCCACGACCTCGCCGCCAATGGCAGCCTCGCCAACGTCTCCATCAAGA GGAAGGCGGGGTCATCGCCGATCAACCTCGGGTGGAGCGCGCGTCTGCGCATCGCGCGCGGCGTGGCAAGAGGCCTGGCGTACCTCCACGACAAGAAGTGCGTGCACGGCAACGTGCGGCCGAGCAACATCCTCCTGGACGCGGACATGGAGCCGCTGCTCGCCGACCTGGGCATCCACCGGCTGGTCCGCGGCGCGGGGGACAGTAGGCTCAAGCCGGCGGGGCGGTTCGGGAGTAAGCGATCGGCCAAGAGCCTCCCGGACCTGACGCCGCCACCACAAATGCCCGGGACGGCAGGGTCGGGGAGCCCGTTCGCCGGACCGTCCTCTCCCGCCGACGCGGCGGCGCACTACCAGGCACCGGAGGCGGCCAAGAACCCGGCGAAACCGAGCTCCAAGTGGGACGTGTACTCCTTCGGCATGGTGCTGCTGGAGCTGGTGGCCGGGCGCGCGCTGTCGACCGTGGAGCTGTACCAGTGGACGGGCGGGGAGGAGCAGGGGCAGCAGGCGTTCATGCTGGCCGACGCGGCGCTGCGGGGGGAGATGGAAGGGAGGGAGGAGACGCTGGCGAGCTGCCTGAGGCTCGGGTTCGCGTGCTGCGCCATGGCGCCCAACAAGAGGCCCGCCATGAAGGACGTGCTCCAGGCGATCGACAGGataccttctccttcttcctcttcctctgcgCAGTGA